In Buchnera aphidicola (Aphis aurantii), one DNA window encodes the following:
- the priA gene encoding replication restart helicase PriA: protein MIIVDVILPFPVWTHFSYIMPYSMIPIIGSRVIVPFRSKNVIGIIISICKKEKASDLNLKIVKSIIDHEPILNISLLNIFIWLSKYYYTPIGSLIFSIFPNVLKFKNIKFNKHNKIYFKHHFHNIYQFKMHKFFLSKKILLKINKILIKNSFSSWLISEINLYIKIKFYLGLFEKILKKNLQILIIVPFTKDIYPILFLLKKYFNIPIDIIHSNLSDKKLFDIWMKTKNNRNSIVIGTKKSIFFPFLYLGLIVIFEEHHLVYKNIDKFQYNVRDIAIFRAYQENIPIILDSNTPSLKTLYNVVCKKFFWINFHTNNTFLNIKYQIIDLKKEKIKIGLSNTLINKIIENIKKNFSVLLIFNKFDFMFIGLICSYCNWIPKCKICNDYYEVNKYNNIIFCRYCLTNYKKPLICYNCNFPALIKYNFGIKKIKRKIKTIFPDIPILFLISSNDIEKQKINLNISNFSIFHSGIIITMEKIAQNYYFPNIKLIGLINIDNYFSSFSFNNTEHFSHFYFNLVNLTKKYSKFLTILIQTSIPNNKDLINICNKKYFFCARNMLILRKKFLLPPWNFQTILYCQSKHCNQSYFFLKFIYIFLKKKSKEDNMLLWFVGPDPVFFGFKKKYFYKLLIQCSSRIYLRKILQTSLEVSKYFSIFQYVKWYLKLDVE, encoded by the coding sequence GTGATTATTGTAGACGTTATCTTACCTTTTCCGGTTTGGACGCATTTTAGTTATATAATGCCATATTCTATGATTCCTATCATTGGTAGTCGTGTTATTGTTCCATTTCGCTCAAAAAATGTAATTGGGATTATTATTTCAATTTGTAAAAAAGAAAAAGCAAGTGATTTAAATTTAAAAATTGTTAAATCTATTATAGATCATGAACCTATTTTAAATATTTCATTATTAAATATTTTTATATGGCTAAGTAAATATTATTATACTCCCATAGGAAGTTTGATTTTTTCAATTTTTCCAAATGTTTTAAAATTTAAAAATATAAAATTTAACAAACATAATAAAATTTATTTTAAACACCATTTTCATAATATATATCAATTTAAAATGCATAAGTTTTTTTTAAGTAAAAAAATTTTATTAAAAATAAATAAAATTTTAATTAAAAACTCTTTTTCATCTTGGTTAATATCAGAAATTAATTTATATATCAAAATTAAATTTTATTTAGGGTTATTCGAAAAGATTTTAAAAAAAAATTTACAAATTTTAATTATTGTACCGTTTACAAAAGATATATACCCAATATTATTTTTATTGAAAAAATATTTCAATATCCCGATAGATATTATTCATTCTAATTTAAGCGATAAAAAACTGTTTGATATATGGATGAAAACTAAAAATAATCGAAATTCTATTGTAATAGGAACTAAGAAAAGTATTTTTTTTCCCTTTTTATATTTAGGTTTGATCGTTATTTTTGAAGAGCATCACTTAGTTTATAAAAATATAGATAAATTTCAATATAATGTTAGAGATATAGCAATATTTCGAGCATATCAAGAAAATATACCTATTATTTTAGATTCAAATACACCTTCTTTAAAAACATTATATAATGTTGTTTGTAAAAAGTTTTTTTGGATAAATTTTCATACAAATAATACTTTTTTAAATATAAAATATCAAATTATTGATTTAAAAAAAGAAAAAATAAAAATTGGTTTATCAAATACATTAATTAATAAAATTATCGAAAATATAAAAAAAAATTTTTCAGTTTTATTAATATTTAATAAATTTGATTTTATGTTTATTGGTTTGATTTGCAGTTATTGTAATTGGATTCCAAAATGTAAAATTTGCAATGATTATTATGAGGTGAATAAATATAATAATATTATTTTTTGCAGGTATTGTTTGACTAATTATAAAAAACCATTAATTTGTTATAATTGTAATTTTCCTGCGTTAATTAAATATAATTTTGGTATAAAAAAAATAAAAAGAAAGATAAAGACAATCTTTCCTGATATACCTATTTTATTTTTAATCAGCTCAAATGATATTGAAAAACAAAAAATAAATTTAAATATTTCTAATTTTTCTATTTTTCATTCAGGAATTATTATCACGATGGAAAAAATAGCTCAAAATTACTATTTTCCTAATATAAAATTAATTGGTTTAATTAATATTGATAATTATTTTTCTTCTTTTAGCTTTAATAATACTGAACATTTTTCTCATTTTTATTTTAATCTTGTTAATTTAACAAAAAAATATTCAAAATTTTTAACTATATTAATTCAAACATCTATTCCTAATAATAAAGATTTAATAAACATATGTAATAAAAAATATTTTTTTTGCGCTCGTAATATGTTAATTTTAAGGAAAAAATTTTTATTACCACCATGGAATTTTCAAACTATTTTATATTGTCAAAGTAAACATTGTAATCAAAGTTATTTTTTTTTAAAGTTTATATATATTTTTTTAAAAAAAAAATCTAAAGAAGATAATATGTTGTTATGGTTTGTAGGTCCTGATCCTGTTTTTTTTGGATTTAAAAAAAAATATTTCTATAAATTGTTAATACAGTGTTCTTCACGTATTTATCTACGAAAAATATTACAAACTTCATTGGAAGTTTCTAAATATTTTTCTATTTTTCAGTATGTTAAATGGTATTTAAAACTTGACGTTGAATAA
- the tyrS gene encoding tyrosine--tRNA ligase: MNCTNLIDELRQRNLIFHITHENKLKKNIERNLISVYCGFDPTEESLHVGHLLPLITLKRFQKRGHTPVILIGGATSLIGDPSFKEKERLLNFDHKIDMWVLKIIKQVSYFLDININSNSAIILNNKKWFEKINILSFLRDIGKHFSINTMINREAVKQRINRLDRGISFTEFSYSLLQAYDFFMLNKKKQVSLQIGGSDQWGNISAGMHLINRISKKEVYGLTLPLLMQSNGIKFGKTECGTIWLDPKKTTPYKFYQFWKNIDDSNVYNFLKLFTFLDCNEINKRELNKYKNQQIMKDKSYLAKYMTRLVHGEENLLAAERITQILFLENAKNIKKSDLQQLKQDGIHCIEVDQIRDLQEALVLCSLSTSRTQAKNMIISNSISINTNKITNKNHIFHDKDKLFNQFTLISRGKKNHCLIFWK; this comes from the coding sequence ATGAATTGTACTAATTTAATTGATGAATTAAGACAAAGAAATTTAATATTTCATATTACACATGAAAATAAATTAAAAAAAAATATTGAGCGTAATTTAATTTCAGTTTATTGTGGATTTGATCCGACCGAAGAAAGTTTGCATGTAGGTCATCTATTACCTTTAATAACTCTGAAAAGATTTCAAAAAAGAGGCCATACACCTGTTATTTTGATTGGAGGAGCTACAAGTCTTATCGGTGATCCTAGTTTCAAAGAAAAAGAGCGTTTATTAAATTTTGATCATAAAATTGATATGTGGGTACTAAAAATCATTAAACAAGTATCTTATTTTTTAGATATTAATATTAATTCAAATAGTGCAATTATATTAAATAATAAAAAGTGGTTTGAAAAAATCAATATTTTATCGTTTTTACGTGACATTGGTAAACATTTTTCAATTAATACTATGATTAATAGAGAAGCAGTAAAACAACGTATTAACAGATTAGATCGAGGTATTTCTTTTACAGAATTTTCATATAGCTTATTACAAGCATACGATTTCTTTATGTTAAATAAAAAAAAACAAGTATCTCTTCAAATTGGTGGGTCCGATCAATGGGGAAATATTTCAGCTGGTATGCATTTAATAAATCGAATTTCTAAAAAAGAAGTTTATGGTCTGACATTACCTTTACTTATGCAATCTAATGGTATTAAATTTGGGAAAACAGAATGTGGTACTATTTGGTTGGATCCTAAAAAAACTACTCCTTATAAATTTTATCAATTTTGGAAGAATATAGACGATTCTAATGTTTATAATTTTTTAAAGTTATTTACTTTTTTAGATTGCAATGAAATTAATAAAAGAGAATTAAATAAATACAAAAATCAACAAATAATGAAGGATAAATCTTATTTGGCAAAATATATGACTCGTTTAGTTCATGGTGAAGAAAATTTATTAGCTGCAGAAAGAATTACTCAGATTCTTTTTTTAGAAAACGCGAAAAATATAAAAAAATCTGATTTACAACAATTAAAACAAGATGGAATACATTGTATTGAAGTAGATCAAATTAGAGATTTACAAGAAGCATTAGTATTATGTTCGTTATCTACATCTCGAACGCAAGCAAAAAACATGATAATTTCTAATTCTATATCCATTAATACTAATAAAATTACTAACAAAAATCATATTTTTCATGATAAGGATAAACTATTTAATCAATTTACTTTAATTTCTAGAGGCAAGAAAAATCATTGCCTGATATTTTGGAAATAA
- a CDS encoding iron-sulfur cluster assembly accessory protein, with protein MKKQQKNTYLFNQSQWKEITITPNAIKQILFLINTNAENKGIKLIVKKSGCAGFRYVMELINKEISEKKDNIVFFYKNILIQISKKDIPFLEGITIDFVQNNINKVFKFYNPKLEKFCGCGESFSI; from the coding sequence ATGAAAAAACAACAAAAAAATACATATTTATTTAATCAATCTCAATGGAAGGAAATTACAATTACTCCCAATGCTATAAAACAAATATTATTTTTGATTAATACTAATGCGGAAAATAAAGGAATCAAATTAATCGTAAAAAAATCTGGATGTGCAGGTTTTAGATATGTTATGGAATTAATTAATAAAGAAATATCAGAAAAAAAAGATAACATAGTTTTTTTTTATAAAAATATTTTAATACAAATTTCTAAAAAAGATATACCATTTTTAGAAGGAATTACAATTGATTTTGTACAAAATAATATTAATAAAGTATTTAAATTTTATAATCCTAAATTAGAAAAATTTTGTGGTTGTGGTGAAAGCTTTTCAATATAA